From Cygnus atratus isolate AKBS03 ecotype Queensland, Australia chromosome 1, CAtr_DNAZoo_HiC_assembly, whole genome shotgun sequence, the proteins below share one genomic window:
- the LOC118253625 gene encoding fibronectin type III domain-containing protein 9-like, with amino-acid sequence MGITVQNITGNTAVVIWPQMASCADSFYSVMYHPNWKSMPASYSRKSFQKEERVPASRSSFVVENLTPLTTYILCVTCQSANPSSDQCRVFNTLQRDPASAGTAKKELALGIWLASSLLLLIIAAVLLYGCLHLLCRRRRERPRGRAGSSEWDPGKTWTKSAAGASEELGVQGQRRRDGEEKQPGGIQLATIIENPSACQEPCWPASESRERVPRAGPYSAIN; translated from the coding sequence ATGGGAATAACCGTCCAGAACATCACAGGGAACACAGCGGTGGTGATCTGGCCCCAGATGGCCAGCTGCGCCGACAGCTTTTACAGCGTCATGTACCACCCCAACTGGAAGAGCATGCCGGCGAGCTACTCGAGGAAGAGCTTCCAGAAGGAAGAGAGGGTGCCCGCCAGCCGCTCCTCCTTCGTGGTCGAAAACCTGACTCCGCTGACCACGTACATCCTGTGCGTCACCTGCCAGTCCGCCAACCCCTCCAGCGACCAGTGCAGGGTCTTTAACACGCTGCAACGAGACCCGGCGTCCGCCGGCACCGCCAAGAAGGAGCTGGCGCTGGGCATCTGGCtggccagcagcctcctgctcctcatCATCGCCGCCGTCCTCCTCTACGGCTGCCTGCACCTGCTCTGCCGCAGGAGGCGCGAGCGCCCGCGAGGGCGAGCCGGGTCCTCCGAATGGGACCCGGGGAAGACGTGGACCAAAAGCGCAGCAGGCGCCTCCGAGGAGCTCGGCGTGCAGGGCCAACGGAGGCGGGACGGCGAGGAGAAGCAGCCGGGTGGCATCCAGCTGGCCACGATCATAGAGAACCCGTCAGCCTGCCAGGAGCCCTGCTGGCCCGCTTCCGAGAGCCGGGAACGAGTGCCAAGGGCCGGGCCGTACTCTGCCATCAATTAG